A single Bifidobacterium asteroides DNA region contains:
- a CDS encoding aspartate carbamoyltransferase regulatory subunit, producing the protein MKVTSIVDGIIIDHVRAGTALKVLHYLRVDPAKTRLALIMNTDSRKYGSKDIIKIEQTGDLDLTALGFIAPEATVDVVRQGRIVSKHQPDRPNHLVNVITCVNPRCVTTVETGVDQRFHLDAAGVYRCDYCDEKAED; encoded by the coding sequence ATGAAGGTCACCAGCATTGTTGACGGCATCATCATCGACCACGTTCGTGCGGGCACAGCCCTGAAAGTCCTGCACTACCTGCGCGTGGATCCGGCGAAAACCCGGCTGGCCCTGATCATGAACACGGACAGCCGCAAGTACGGGTCCAAGGACATCATCAAGATCGAGCAGACCGGGGATCTGGACCTGACCGCTCTGGGGTTCATCGCACCCGAGGCCACCGTAGACGTGGTCCGGCAGGGCAGGATCGTCAGCAAGCATCAGCCTGACCGCCCCAACCATCTGGTCAACGTCATCACCTGCGTCAACCCCCGTTGCGTCACCACGGTGGAGACCGGCGTGGACCAGCGCTTCCACCTGGACGCTGCCGGGGTCTACCGCTGCGACTACTGCGACGAGAAGGCTGAAGACTGA
- the pyrB gene encoding aspartate carbamoyltransferase, with protein sequence MSQQVDHASNTSSAVVPLRGRSVVTLDDIPMTQILDLLDRAAYIDTHRRQVAHTCDGRVLATLFYEPSTRTRLSFETAMLRLGGQVIGFAGAQLASVSKGESISDTLKTVSNYADIVAIRHPKEGAALVASQTATVPVINAGDGGHMHPTQTLTDLATIRARKGRLNHLTIGLCGDLTFGRTVHSLITTLCRLGHVDFVLISPDELRTPEYVLERIRSSADCTYRETGDLNGVIGDLDVLYMTRVQQERFFNEDDYLRLRDTYILNADKLRAARPDMAILHPLPRVNEIAVEVDDDPRAAYFQQVRNGMLVRMALESALLGDELPGYRKQKEVAA encoded by the coding sequence TTGTCCCAACAAGTTGATCACGCATCCAACACCTCTTCCGCCGTCGTTCCGCTTCGTGGGCGAAGTGTGGTGACCCTCGACGACATTCCCATGACCCAGATCCTGGATTTGCTGGATCGGGCGGCCTACATCGACACCCATCGCCGTCAGGTGGCCCATACCTGCGACGGCCGTGTCCTGGCCACGCTCTTCTATGAACCCAGCACCCGCACCCGGCTCAGCTTCGAGACGGCCATGCTCCGTCTGGGCGGCCAGGTCATCGGATTCGCCGGCGCCCAGCTGGCCAGCGTCTCCAAGGGGGAGTCCATCAGCGACACCCTGAAGACGGTCTCCAACTACGCCGACATCGTGGCCATCCGCCACCCCAAGGAGGGTGCCGCACTGGTGGCCTCCCAGACAGCCACGGTCCCGGTCATCAACGCCGGAGACGGCGGACACATGCACCCGACCCAGACCCTGACCGACCTGGCCACCATCCGCGCGCGCAAGGGCCGGCTGAACCACCTGACCATCGGCCTGTGCGGGGACCTGACCTTCGGCCGCACCGTCCACTCCCTAATCACCACCCTCTGCCGCCTGGGCCACGTGGACTTCGTCCTGATCAGCCCCGACGAGCTGCGCACCCCCGAGTACGTTCTGGAACGAATACGTTCCTCGGCCGACTGCACCTACCGGGAGACCGGGGACCTGAATGGGGTCATCGGCGACCTGGACGTGCTCTACATGACCCGTGTCCAGCAGGAGCGCTTCTTCAACGAGGACGACTACCTGCGTCTGCGCGACACTTACATTCTGAATGCCGACAAGCTTCGGGCCGCGCGCCCCGACATGGCCATCCTCCACCCGCTGCCCAGGGTCAATGAGATCGCCGTGGAGGTGGACGATGATCCGCGTGCGGCCTACTTCCAGCAAGTCCGCAATGGCATGCTGGTCAGAATGGCCCTGGAGAGCGCCCTGCTGGGCGACGAGCTGCCTGGTTACCGCAAGCAGAAGGAGGTGGCCGCATGA
- a CDS encoding LysR family transcriptional regulator produces the protein MTLLQLRYIVKIVECGSMNEASHELYISQPALSSSVKELENELGIEIFTRHSQGIALTVDGAEFLTYARQILDQTDLLEARYKQVRPRKQLCRVSTQHYMFAVEAFVEMINSIDSDEYEFTIRETRTRDIIDQVATLQSEIGIIYESDFNKRVLSKMLREKHLDFHPLFRADLHVFIARTNPLADRAMVTMKDLEPYPFLQYEQGEEGSFYFAEEAVWPDYSPKQITVSDRATMLNFIVGLNAYTVCTGIDNEDLNNEKIVSVPLESDESMLVGWIVNSRTKLSHAAELYLDKLRQVVSSHGYSLIEQEPDK, from the coding sequence ATGACACTGCTCCAACTGCGCTACATCGTCAAGATCGTCGAATGCGGCTCGATGAACGAGGCCTCGCACGAGCTCTACATCTCCCAGCCGGCACTGAGCTCATCGGTCAAGGAGCTGGAGAACGAGCTGGGCATCGAAATCTTCACCCGCCACTCCCAGGGGATCGCTCTGACCGTGGACGGGGCGGAATTCCTGACCTATGCCCGACAGATTCTGGACCAGACCGACCTGCTGGAGGCCCGCTATAAGCAGGTCAGGCCCCGCAAGCAGCTCTGCCGGGTCTCCACCCAGCACTACATGTTCGCAGTGGAAGCCTTCGTGGAGATGATCAACTCCATCGATTCCGACGAGTACGAATTCACCATACGGGAGACGCGCACCAGGGACATCATCGACCAGGTGGCCACCCTCCAGTCCGAAATCGGCATCATCTACGAGTCCGACTTCAACAAGCGGGTGCTGTCCAAGATGCTCCGGGAGAAGCACCTGGACTTCCACCCCCTCTTCCGGGCGGACCTACATGTCTTCATCGCACGAACCAACCCCCTGGCCGATCGGGCCATGGTGACCATGAAGGACCTGGAGCCCTACCCCTTCCTGCAGTACGAGCAGGGCGAAGAGGGTTCCTTCTACTTCGCCGAGGAGGCGGTCTGGCCCGACTACTCCCCCAAGCAGATCACCGTGAGTGACCGGGCCACCATGCTCAACTTCATCGTCGGGCTCAACGCCTACACGGTCTGCACCGGCATCGACAACGAGGACCTGAACAACGAGAAGATCGTCAGCGTCCCCCTGGAGTCGGACGAATCCATGCTGGTGGGCTGGATCGTCAACAGCCGGACCAAACTGTCCCATGCCGCCGAACTCTACTTGGACAAGCTGCGCCAGGTGGTGTCCAGCCACGGATACTCGCTGATCGAGCAGGAGCCAGACAAGTAA
- a CDS encoding iron-sulfur cluster-binding protein, whose protein sequence is MKPNLFISTSRVEEQAQQAGRMPGRRTAQVTGMEPLDQQVWRMTICDPYLAAHAPAGAFINLYSADRMTMMPRPFGISRVLEGEQIEIIFAVVGQGTYEFSRLQPGMAVDLLGPLGHGFDLGKPADYLLVGGGLGVPPLIRAAQCLQGRSGVSTTALLGYRDHRFADAIMGPLTDRLESIDNASGDVITLLDRVRGDIDPERTIILTCGPLPMMRAVAAWARQTGLPAQCCMESRMGCGYGTCVACVVDTVDGRLKVCKDGPVFAADRLIWDAGGDKKEAR, encoded by the coding sequence ATGAAACCCAACCTCTTCATATCCACCAGCCGGGTGGAGGAGCAGGCCCAACAGGCAGGCCGGATGCCCGGACGCCGCACGGCCCAGGTCACCGGCATGGAGCCGTTGGACCAGCAGGTCTGGCGGATGACCATCTGCGACCCCTACCTGGCAGCCCATGCTCCTGCAGGAGCCTTCATCAACCTCTACTCGGCCGACCGCATGACCATGATGCCCAGGCCCTTCGGCATCAGCCGGGTCCTGGAAGGCGAGCAGATCGAGATCATCTTCGCCGTCGTGGGCCAGGGGACCTATGAGTTCTCCCGCCTGCAGCCAGGCATGGCCGTGGACCTGCTGGGGCCCCTGGGCCATGGCTTCGACCTGGGGAAGCCGGCTGACTATCTGCTGGTGGGCGGCGGCCTGGGCGTCCCCCCGCTGATCCGCGCAGCCCAGTGCCTTCAAGGCCGGTCCGGTGTGAGCACCACCGCCCTGCTGGGCTACCGTGACCATCGGTTCGCCGATGCCATCATGGGCCCGCTGACCGATCGATTGGAGTCCATCGACAATGCCTCCGGGGATGTCATAACCCTCTTGGACCGGGTGCGCGGCGACATCGATCCCGAGCGGACCATCATTCTGACCTGCGGACCCCTGCCCATGATGCGGGCCGTGGCCGCCTGGGCCCGCCAGACCGGCCTGCCCGCCCAGTGCTGCATGGAGTCCCGGATGGGTTGCGGCTATGGCACCTGCGTGGCCTGCGTGGTCGACACCGTGGACGGCAGGCTCAAGGTCTGCAAGGACGGCCCGGTCTTTGCCGCCGACCGTCTGATCTGGGATGCAGGCGGGGACAAGAAGGAGGCACGATGA
- a CDS encoding DsbA family protein, whose protein sequence is MTKPLEQNGHEEPDRTTADAVNATKPTVSATSADAAKPADTAEPAEGRIATEEKPVGTGQPQESGSEESAPAQSSRRVPLILVAVALVLVLAAGIYMLWADHATGSQSAQKPSSGASAAQVSHGPSGDAKAYRALQEVTVKPSVADDQGGLTVSAKGVGSKKKVADAPTLEIFMDPMCPWCGKVGRVIDPQLQRMISAGQINVTYNFLNFLDSASSDQYSSRVDNALAMVAQEDPDHLPAFAAAVFAADFQPNESSYQAVSDARLADKAVGAGVPRALADRFAQGTYRPWVDKVNAYAITRKDAKDTKGEFSTPTIMINGRVWDLTAAAKSQGGLEHLDRALLKALGLKSQDVGHQGKMPSIGAQGKALAVK, encoded by the coding sequence ATGACAAAACCTCTGGAGCAGAACGGTCATGAGGAACCGGACCGGACTACGGCCGATGCGGTGAATGCGACCAAGCCTACCGTTTCGGCCACTTCAGCTGATGCAGCAAAACCTGCGGATACTGCAGAACCTGCTGAAGGGCGAATTGCCACTGAGGAGAAACCCGTAGGGACAGGTCAGCCTCAGGAGAGCGGCTCTGAAGAAAGTGCACCTGCACAGAGCTCGCGGAGGGTTCCGTTGATACTGGTGGCGGTGGCTCTTGTGCTGGTGCTTGCGGCAGGCATATACATGCTGTGGGCTGATCATGCAACAGGCAGCCAGTCAGCCCAAAAGCCCTCATCAGGAGCATCGGCCGCGCAAGTCAGCCATGGTCCCAGCGGGGATGCCAAGGCCTACAGGGCCCTGCAAGAGGTCACCGTCAAGCCTTCGGTGGCCGACGACCAGGGAGGGCTGACTGTTTCAGCCAAGGGGGTCGGCAGCAAGAAGAAGGTTGCCGACGCACCGACCCTTGAGATCTTCATGGACCCCATGTGCCCCTGGTGCGGCAAGGTGGGCCGGGTCATCGATCCCCAGCTGCAGCGCATGATCAGCGCCGGCCAAATCAACGTCACCTACAACTTTTTGAACTTCCTGGATTCGGCCTCCAGCGACCAGTATTCCAGCCGCGTGGACAACGCCCTGGCCATGGTGGCCCAGGAGGATCCGGACCATCTGCCGGCCTTCGCTGCCGCCGTCTTTGCAGCAGACTTCCAACCCAATGAAAGCTCCTATCAGGCGGTCTCCGATGCACGTCTGGCCGACAAGGCCGTGGGCGCGGGCGTGCCCAGGGCTTTGGCAGACCGTTTCGCCCAGGGAACCTACAGGCCATGGGTGGACAAGGTCAACGCCTATGCCATCACCCGCAAGGACGCCAAGGACACCAAAGGGGAGTTCTCGACCCCCACCATCATGATCAACGGCAGGGTCTGGGATCTGACCGCAGCGGCCAAGAGCCAGGGCGGATTGGAACATCTGGACCGGGCCCTGCTCAAGGCCCTGGGGCTCAAATCGCAGGATGTGGGCCATCAGGGGAAGATGCCCTCCATCGGAGCACAGGGAAAAGCGCTGGCAGTAAAGTGA
- the pyrF gene encoding orotidine-5'-phosphate decarboxylase: protein MDRLTALIQDKQNPTVVGLDPRPELLPSQLIEQARQRAAGSMARMGLDPKDPQQTQGEQAQAVWADHLARAYLRFNLAILEGVADLVPAVKPQIAMYEALGAWGIRAYTGTCRAAADRGLYVIGDVKRGDIGSTAEAYAAHLDGLPLPFAPEQAVDGPGRTGGRFPWYEDALTINVYLGSDGVEPFLQAAEHIQGDLFALVRTSNPSGSQIQELGLDTDSGGGTIYQRLGELVESWGRPSIGQSGYSRLGAVVGATHPEDGALLRRAMPHTFFLVPGYGAQGGSAADVAPMFDRSGGGAVVNSSRGIIAAWRKDPDYSPQLSVQAALGMVTRDARQAAQAMKDDLNQAIKEAR from the coding sequence ATGGATCGACTGACCGCGCTCATCCAGGACAAGCAGAATCCGACGGTGGTCGGTCTGGATCCGCGACCGGAACTGCTGCCCAGCCAGCTGATCGAACAGGCGCGGCAGCGTGCCGCCGGGAGCATGGCCCGGATGGGCCTGGACCCCAAGGACCCGCAGCAGACCCAGGGCGAACAGGCTCAGGCCGTCTGGGCGGACCACCTGGCCCGGGCCTATCTGCGCTTCAACCTGGCCATCCTGGAAGGCGTGGCCGACCTGGTGCCCGCAGTCAAGCCCCAGATCGCCATGTACGAGGCCCTAGGAGCCTGGGGCATCAGGGCCTACACCGGCACCTGCCGGGCCGCAGCCGATCGAGGCCTCTACGTCATCGGGGACGTCAAGCGCGGGGACATCGGCTCCACGGCCGAGGCCTACGCCGCCCACCTGGATGGGCTTCCCCTGCCCTTCGCCCCGGAGCAGGCTGTGGATGGCCCGGGGCGAACAGGCGGGAGGTTCCCCTGGTATGAGGATGCCCTGACCATCAACGTCTACCTGGGTTCCGACGGGGTGGAACCCTTCCTGCAGGCGGCCGAGCACATCCAGGGCGACCTCTTCGCCCTGGTGCGCACCTCCAACCCCTCGGGCAGCCAGATCCAGGAGCTGGGCCTGGATACGGACTCAGGCGGCGGCACCATCTATCAGCGCCTGGGCGAATTGGTCGAATCCTGGGGACGGCCCTCCATCGGCCAATCAGGTTACTCCAGGCTTGGAGCCGTGGTCGGCGCTACCCACCCCGAGGACGGGGCCCTTCTGCGCCGGGCCATGCCCCACACCTTCTTCCTGGTCCCCGGCTACGGAGCCCAGGGCGGTTCGGCGGCCGACGTGGCGCCCATGTTCGACCGGTCCGGCGGCGGCGCTGTGGTCAATTCCTCTCGGGGAATCATCGCAGCCTGGCGAAAGGATCCTGACTACAGCCCGCAGCTCAGCGTTCAGGCGGCCCTGGGCATGGTAACACGCGATGCCCGCCAAGCCGCGCAGGCCATGAAGGACGATCTCAATCAGGCGATCAAGGAGGCCCGATGA
- a CDS encoding dihydroorotase gives MRLLGLTDWRSGRAIDLVLPQAADSALIDETGAVSAEVDQIDASGLVLAPALVDPHVHLRDPGQTDKEDMVTGATAAAAGGYGLILLMPNTRPVMDGHARMADGRTVIDYLESYERDHGLHLPVEYALCVAATMDRAGRRASNPDDWSGHLPGHGWAHPVVAISDDGSAVTDQTLEAVAANAREFDLPILDHCEHHEHGQVNLGAVSRQLGLEGIPASTETAIINRDIALAERTGTRVHLQHVSTAGGFEAVRSAKAHGLPITCETAPHYLALCDEDLLRCGSMAKMNPPLRSRPDQQAALEAVADGTVDMIATDHAPHTAAEKALGLKDAPNGIIGLETAYAVCNQILVTSGLVSHDRLIELMSLAPAELMGMHRLLPEDLSSRKANKVNQADTGHLLLEVDQHSGADQPPVDLVILDPEAKWKVDPNRFHSKARNTPFAGAELTGRVMATIKDGRLVFSRLPASRVITRERN, from the coding sequence ATGCGGCTGCTGGGGTTGACCGATTGGCGCAGCGGCAGGGCGATCGATCTGGTGCTTCCCCAGGCCGCTGACAGCGCGCTGATCGACGAGACCGGCGCCGTGTCGGCAGAGGTGGATCAGATAGATGCCTCAGGGCTGGTGCTGGCTCCGGCCCTGGTCGATCCCCACGTTCACCTGCGCGACCCTGGGCAGACCGACAAGGAGGATATGGTCACCGGCGCCACTGCCGCAGCAGCTGGAGGCTATGGGCTGATACTGCTCATGCCCAACACCCGGCCCGTCATGGACGGTCATGCCAGGATGGCCGACGGGCGCACGGTCATTGACTACCTGGAATCCTATGAGCGTGACCACGGACTGCACCTGCCGGTGGAGTATGCCCTCTGCGTGGCCGCCACCATGGACCGGGCAGGTCGTCGGGCCTCAAACCCAGACGACTGGTCGGGTCACCTGCCCGGCCACGGATGGGCACACCCTGTAGTGGCCATCAGTGACGACGGCTCGGCCGTCACCGACCAGACCCTGGAGGCTGTGGCCGCCAACGCCCGGGAATTCGACCTGCCCATCCTGGACCACTGCGAACATCACGAGCACGGTCAGGTCAATCTTGGCGCTGTCAGCCGTCAACTGGGGCTGGAGGGGATTCCCGCCTCAACCGAGACCGCCATCATCAATCGGGACATCGCCTTGGCGGAACGCACCGGCACCAGGGTGCATCTGCAGCATGTCAGCACCGCCGGCGGGTTCGAAGCCGTCCGAAGCGCCAAGGCCCATGGGCTGCCGATTACCTGCGAGACCGCGCCCCACTATCTGGCCCTCTGCGACGAGGACCTGCTGCGTTGCGGCAGCATGGCCAAGATGAACCCTCCGCTGCGCTCCCGCCCTGACCAGCAGGCTGCGCTTGAGGCCGTGGCCGACGGCACTGTCGACATGATTGCCACCGACCACGCCCCCCACACCGCTGCCGAGAAGGCGCTGGGGCTCAAGGACGCCCCCAACGGCATCATCGGCCTGGAGACTGCCTACGCGGTCTGCAACCAGATCCTGGTCACAAGCGGGCTCGTCAGCCATGACCGCCTGATAGAGCTCATGTCCCTGGCCCCGGCCGAGCTCATGGGCATGCATCGGCTCCTGCCCGAAGACCTGTCCTCGCGCAAGGCCAACAAGGTCAATCAAGCCGACACCGGTCACCTTCTGTTGGAAGTCGATCAGCACAGCGGGGCTGACCAGCCACCCGTCGACCTGGTCATTTTGGACCCTGAGGCCAAGTGGAAGGTTGATCCCAACCGCTTCCACTCCAAGGCAAGGAACACCCCCTTTGCCGGTGCAGAGCTGACCGGACGGGTCATGGCCACCATCAAGGATGGGCGTCTGGTCTTCTCCCGCCTGCCCGCAAGCCGCGTCATCACCAGGGAAAGGAACTGA
- a CDS encoding dihydroorotate dehydrogenase codes for MSGLTIMDPLEPHAWRHGTVVAGTPWKNPVGTASGTFNLDACGDYYDVSQMGAISTKGVSPVPWEGNPTPRTAESPAGMVNSVGLQNPGVDHYLVDELPRLKALGANVVTNVAGHSDEDYATVVERLADSPADMLEINVSCPNVSHGGMSVGTDAKALNRLITRLRGLTDKPMVVKLTPNVTDIVEVAKAAVDGGADALSLINTLVGMRIDINTGRPILAQGTGGVSGPCILPIALSFVWRVRQALPEVPIIGIGGIDSGRTALEFLYAGANAVEVGAAALVDPVAPMRVARELDDLLDERPKLADLLKKGECWR; via the coding sequence ATGAGCGGGCTGACGATCATGGACCCTCTGGAGCCGCACGCCTGGCGGCATGGCACTGTTGTGGCCGGCACGCCCTGGAAGAACCCGGTGGGCACGGCCTCGGGCACCTTCAACCTGGATGCATGCGGCGACTATTACGACGTCTCCCAAATGGGCGCCATCTCCACCAAGGGGGTTTCGCCGGTGCCCTGGGAAGGCAACCCCACGCCCAGGACAGCCGAGAGCCCCGCCGGCATGGTCAACTCCGTGGGCCTGCAGAACCCGGGCGTGGACCATTACCTGGTGGACGAGCTGCCCAGGCTCAAGGCCCTGGGAGCCAACGTGGTCACCAATGTGGCCGGCCACAGCGACGAGGACTATGCCACAGTCGTGGAACGGCTGGCCGACTCCCCGGCTGACATGCTGGAGATCAACGTCTCCTGCCCCAACGTCTCACATGGTGGAATGTCCGTAGGCACCGACGCCAAGGCCCTGAACCGGCTGATCACCAGGCTGCGGGGTCTGACCGACAAGCCCATGGTGGTCAAGCTGACCCCCAACGTCACCGATATCGTGGAAGTGGCCAAGGCGGCCGTCGATGGGGGGGCGGATGCCCTCAGCCTGATCAACACCCTGGTGGGCATGCGCATCGACATCAACACAGGCAGGCCCATCCTGGCCCAGGGCACCGGCGGAGTCTCCGGCCCCTGCATCCTGCCCATAGCTCTGTCCTTCGTCTGGCGGGTGCGCCAGGCACTGCCCGAGGTTCCCATCATCGGCATCGGGGGCATCGACTCGGGACGCACGGCCTTGGAATTCCTCTATGCCGGAGCCAACGCCGTGGAAGTAGGGGCTGCGGCCCTGGTGGATCCTGTGGCGCCCATGAGGGTGGCCCGGGAGCTGGACGATCTGTTGGACGAGCGGCCCAAGCTGGCCGATTTGCTCAAGAAAGGGGAGTGCTGGCGATGA
- the pyrE gene encoding orotate phosphoribosyltransferase, which yields MSASAAENRAEHDGDDQEQTRRIQEGFTSFLLQSGALKFGDFTLKSGRRSPYFINAGAFNDGRLIALLGEFYARTIVQAVKQGTLPADIDTVFGPAYKGIPLAVSTAIALSGAHGMPVGYTFDRKEVKDHGDGGLMVGTQLRDGMRVLLVDDVMTAGTAVRQVVPKIMSQAKVTIVGLVLSVDRMERTGQGQGSAVESIMDEFHFPVISIVNVRQIFDAAASMKGPDGSPILDQRTADAARDYLERYGA from the coding sequence ATGAGCGCATCCGCAGCAGAAAACAGGGCCGAACATGACGGGGATGACCAGGAGCAGACCCGCCGCATCCAGGAGGGCTTCACCAGCTTCCTGCTGCAGAGCGGGGCCCTCAAGTTCGGTGACTTCACTCTGAAGTCGGGGCGGCGCTCGCCCTACTTCATCAATGCCGGAGCCTTCAATGACGGACGGTTGATCGCCCTGCTGGGGGAGTTCTACGCCCGGACCATCGTGCAGGCCGTGAAGCAGGGGACCCTGCCGGCCGACATCGATACGGTATTCGGTCCGGCCTACAAGGGGATCCCCCTGGCCGTCTCCACCGCCATCGCACTGAGCGGGGCGCACGGCATGCCGGTCGGCTACACCTTTGACCGCAAGGAGGTCAAGGACCACGGCGACGGAGGGCTCATGGTCGGCACCCAGTTAAGGGATGGCATGAGGGTGCTGCTGGTGGATGACGTCATGACCGCCGGGACCGCGGTCCGCCAGGTGGTGCCCAAGATCATGTCCCAGGCCAAGGTGACCATCGTCGGCCTGGTGCTCTCCGTGGATCGGATGGAGCGCACCGGACAGGGCCAGGGCTCGGCTGTCGAATCCATCATGGACGAATTCCACTTCCCGGTCATCAGCATCGTCAACGTCCGCCAGATCTTCGACGCGGCCGCCTCCATGAAAGGCCCGGACGGGTCGCCCATTCTGGATCAGCGCACGGCCGATGCCGCCAGGGACTATCTGGAGCGCTACGGGGCCTGA